The Phoenix dactylifera cultivar Barhee BC4 chromosome 17, palm_55x_up_171113_PBpolish2nd_filt_p, whole genome shotgun sequence genome contains a region encoding:
- the LOC120104326 gene encoding ethylene-responsive transcription factor ERF043-like, translating into MAGTESPKATTPKQPPKSSNGRRFVGVRQRPSGRWVAEIKDSSQRLRLWLGTFDTPEEAARAYDEAARALRGENARTNFVTNPNSPPRDFSSANGPFFLDSDVRRGGGGGGFSSLRARLSKNFQNIMARTADNNRSSKTRVSDQFTFASIFHCRGNSFQQCLMDTVSIEKSVQPSFIVPRPAEEQSEWGSSECVGLGPHATNSWDEPMNACDVGIPQRGFSDQMMWGIDGGEVGGRGEKELTCSRRFKVSSSIIVPPTFSASPSLGEN; encoded by the coding sequence ATGGCAGGAACTGAGAGCCCCAAGGCCACCACCCCAAAACAGCCACCCAAGTCAAGCAACGGCCGCCGCTTCGTCGGAGTCCGGCAGCGGCCCTCAGGGAGATGGGTTGCAGAGATAAAGGACTCCTCTCAGCGCTTACGGCTCTGGCTCGGGACCTTCGACACCCCTGAGGAGGCTGCGAGGGCCTATGATGAGGCTGCCCGGGCACTGCGTGGCGAGAATGCACGTACCAACTTCGTGACCAATCCCAATTCCCCACCAAGGGACTTCTCCTCAGCTAATGGTCCCTTCTTCTTGGATTCCGATGTTCggcgaggcggcggcggcggcggattcTCTTCATTGAGGGCGAGGttgagcaagaacttccagaacATCATGGCAAGGACAGCCGATAATAATAGGTCATCCAAGACAAGGGTCAGTGACCAATTCACCTTCGCCAGTATCTTCCATTGTAGGGGCAACAGCTTCCAGCAGTGTCTGATGGATACGGTGAGCATCGAGAAGTCGGTGCAACCGAGCTTCATAGTTCCCCGGCCAGCCGAGGAGCAATCTGAATGGGGCTCATCGGAGTGCGTCGGCCTCGGGCCTCATGCAACCAACTCTTGGGATGAACCGATGAATGCTTGTGATGTGGGGATTCCACAGCGTGGCTTCAGTGATCAGATGATGTGGGGAATTGATGGTGGCGAGGTTGGTGGAAGAGGGGAGAAAGAGCTGACATGCAGCAGGAGGTTCAAGGTCTCCTCTTCAATCATTGTTCCCCCTACGTTCAGTGCATCGCCATCTCTTGGTGAGAACTGA